A window of Silurus meridionalis isolate SWU-2019-XX chromosome 4, ASM1480568v1, whole genome shotgun sequence contains these coding sequences:
- the rbis gene encoding ribosomal biogenesis factor, translating to MAKNKQKGKKQQNVFQVATKQAKPKSKTKPVKTSLKHINTLKKEKVENLNQMFSEVQRDMKSVSKSTAKKPTGKTLITRKKVQEPVNVDGAAQLLSQL from the exons ATGgcgaaaaataaacagaagggTAAAAAACAACAGAATGTATTTCAAGTGGCTACCAAGCAGGCCAAGCCCAAATCCAAAACCAAGCCAGTGAAGACTTCATTAAAACAT ATAAACAccctgaaaaaagaaaaagtggagaACTTGAACCAGATGTTTTCTGAGGTACAGCGGGATATGAAGAGCGTTTCAAAATCTACAGCCAAAAAACCTACAGGGAAAACACTG ATCACAAGGAAGAAAGTCCAGGAGCCAGTGAATGTGGATGGAGCCGCACAACTTCTCTCTCAACTTTAA
- the fbxo45 gene encoding F-box/SPRY domain-containing protein 1 has protein sequence MSGVAPAAAASVGGSGAGTGSGAACGASGVAGRLPIRVLEHIFSYLDLSDLMRCSLVCWHWNRCLADENSEVWRSQCARSLSEEALRSDILCNLATYKGKLKSFQHALSSHDCSRNVYVKKNGFTLHRNPIAQSTDGARAKIGFTEGRHAWEIWWEGPLGTVAVIGIATKRAPMQCQGYVALLGSDDQSWGWNLVDNNLLHNGEVNGNFPQCNNAPKYQIGERIRVILDMDDKTLAFERGFEFLGVAFRGLPKTCLFPAVSAVYGNTEVTMVYLGKPLDG, from the exons ATGTCCGGCGTGGCGCCTGCTGCTGCCGCCAGCGTTGGCGGCTCCGGCGCGGGCACCGGCTCGGGCGCGGCATGCGGGGCTTCGGGGGTCGCTGGGCGGCTGCCGATCCGCGTTTTGGAGCACATTTTCTCCTACTTGGATCTATCGGACCTGATGCGCTGCTCGCTGGTCTGCTGGCACTGGAACCGCTGCCTGGCGGATGAAAATAGCGAGGTGTGGCGGAGCCAGTGTGCGCGTTCACTCAGCGAAGAGGCGCTGCGCTCCGATATCCTCTGCAACCTGGCCACTTACAAAGGAAAA TTGAAGTCATTTCAGCATGCACTGAGCTCCCATGACTGCTCCAGGAATGTGTATGTCAAGAAAAATGGCTTCACTCTCCATCGCAACCCGATTGCTCAGAGTACTGATGGCGCTCGGGCAAAAATTGGCTTCACGGAGGGCAGACATGCTTGGGAAATCTGGTGGGAGGGACCGCTGGGCACCGTGGCAGTGATTGGCATCGCAACCAAGAGGGCGCCCATGCAGTGCCAGGGCTATGTTGCACTCCTGGGGAGTGATGATCAGAGCTGGGGCTGGAATCTTGTTGATAATAACCTGCTTCACAACGGTGAGGTCAACGGAAACTTCCCTCAGTGCAATAACGCACCTAAGTACCAG ATAGGAGAGCGAATACGTGTGATTCTGGACATGGACGACAAGACGCTGGCGTTTGAGCGAGGGTTTGAGTTTCTCGGCGTGGCGTTCAGGGGACTGCCCAAGACCTGCCTCTTCCCAGCTGTTTCGGCTGTTTACGGTAACACTGAAGTCACGATGGTGTACCTTGGAAAACCTCTAGACGGCTGA
- the nrros gene encoding transforming growth factor beta activator LRRC33 codes for MPGIRVFLYFGLVAVLPVLCYPHTPCTLTQKTAICNNLQLSSVPSNLPQQIEELFLNQNIISKLQNGCLSSYPFLRTLSCANCYLKAVDVQVFSRSHWIETLNFASNELHNDYKLLSQALGLLTNLRFLDFSANGLTEDMVSELLHNLTSLEFLDLSRNALLRLDEYTFQDLHQLKELNLERNNLFEIDGAFDKLKKLRRLNLAFNSLPCLVKFDMTQLVVLNASHNLIEWFITNQDITDTFELETLDLTDNRLLYFPFLPTYNRIKTLLLPNNHIGFYSHLSQNTSLNWTNTIEFYNLGGNASNVTAELWNDDLYGDISSVEFLDLSVNQVRYFPQGFLQKMPHLYWLRMRSNCLESLNLTGDYLPVTVYELDVSNNRLTELHAHSSSVSELNNLTHLNLSLNNIQKLPPRLFTTLPRLSFVDLSYNTVGMCHPKELPNLNSSACALWTPLPSLKQLHIAGCNLINIPPSAFDGTQLTHLDLSHNPDLHFSQDCLSGLSGTLQHLGLSNTGLQDFNFSPFRQLKSLNISKNSISELPASLMTLNLKLLDLRDNRLPTIKPEHATVLAKRVQIVYMNGNYFNCCQLEWYRTFEESKILHVADLLEITCVDLHQQRKKAGVFDSVLCGGKSREESIFWYILLFLSVGVSMVGVSVIYFLTFRPRLLPRVIKKKCWKPTTY; via the exons ATGCCGGGCATTagagtctttctctactttggCTTGGTGGCTGTTCTACCAGTTCTTTGCTATCCTCACACCCCCTGCACACTG aCTCAAAAGACGGCTATATGTAACAACCTCCAACTCTCTTCTGTTCCCAGCAACTTGCCACAGCAAATAGAagagctttttttaaatcagaacaTTATTTCAAAATTACAGAACGGATGTCTCTCAAGCTATCCTTTCCTTCGCACATTGAGCTGTGCAAACTGTTATTTAAAAGCCGTAGATGTGCAAGTGTTCTCCAGGTCACATTGGATAGAGACCCTCAATTTTGCCAGCAATGAACTTCACAACGACTACAAGCTGCTTTCCCAGGCTCTTGGTTTGTTGACCAATTTgcgatttctggatttttctgcCAATGGGCTCACAGAGGACATGGTTTCTGAGCTCTTACATAATCTCACATCGCTTGAGTTCCTAGATTTGTCGAGGAATGCTCTTCTGCGATTGGACGAGTACACATTTCAAGATCTTCATCAACTCAAAGAACTGAATCTAGAAAGGAATAACTTGTTTGAGATTGATGGGGCATTTGACAAGTTAAAAAAGCTCAGGCGGCTTAATCTGGCATTCAATTCTTTGCCATGCCTCGTGAAATTTGATATGACCCAGTTAGTGGTACTTAATGCCAGTCACAATCTCATTGAATGGTTCATAACGAATCAGGACATCACAGACACCTTTGAGCTGGAGACGCTGGACTTGACTGATAATCGGCTCCTGTATTTTCCATTCCTTCCAACCTACAATCGCATTAAAACGCTGTTATTACCCAATAACCATATTGGCTTTTACAGTCATCTCTCACAGAATACCTCTTTAAACTGGACCAATACCATTGAGTTCTACAATTTGGGTGGAAATGCCAGCAATGTTACAGCAGAACTTTGGAACGATGACCTTTATGGAGATATATCTTCTGTGGAATTTCTGGATCTCAGTGTTAATCAGGTGAGATACTTCCCTCAGGGATTTCTTCAGAAAATGCCTCATCTTTACTGGCTTAGAATGAGGAGCAACTGCTTAGAATCACTGAATCTAACAGGAGACTATCTTCCTGTAACAGTATATGAGCTGGATGTGAGCAACAACAGACTCACTGAACTGCATGCACACTCCAGCTCAGTCAGTGAACTGAATAACCTTACACATTTGAACCTGAGTTTAAACAACATACAGAAGCTTCCTCCTCGACTGTTCACTACTTTACCCCGGCTCAGCTTCGTGGACCTCAGTTATAACACAGTGGGAATGTGTCATCCCAAAGAGCTACCCAACTTAAACTCATCAGCCTGTGCTCTTTGGACACCTTTGCCCTCATTAAAACAGCTCCACATTGCTGGGTGCAACTTAATCAATATTCCACCATCAGCGTTCGATGGCACGCAACTAACACATCTTGACCTATCCCACAACCCAGACCTGCACTTTAGCCAAGACTGTTTATCAGGTCTCAGTGGGACTCTACAGCACCTAGGCCTGAGCAACACAGGTTTGCAGGACTTTAACTTTTCTCCATTTAGACAGTTAAAATCTTTGAACATCTCCAAAAACTCCATATCAGAGCTTCCTGCATCTCTAATGACACTGAACTTAAAGCTCCTGGACTTGAGGGACAACAGGTTGCCCACGATTAAACCAGAACATGCCACTGTGCTAGCTAAACGAGTGCAGATTGTTTATATGAATGGGAACTATTTCAATTGCTGCCAGTTAGAGTGGTACAGGACATTTGAAGAGTCCAAAATCCTCCATGTTGCTGATCTTTTAGAGATCACATGTGTAGACCTACACCAGCAGAGAAAAAAAGCTGGTGTTTTTGATTCTGTCCTTTGTGGGGGTAAAAGCAGAGAGGAGTCTATTTTCTggtacattttgttatttttatctgTTGGTGTGTCCATGGTGGGTGTCTCTGTCATTTATTTCCTGACTTTCAGACCAAGACTACTGCCACGTGTAATTAAGAAGAAATGCTGGAAGCCTACAACATATTAA
- the LOC124384399 gene encoding carbonic anhydrase 2-like: MSQGWGYGADNGPDTWHEKFPIANGPRQSPIDIVTADAQYDPELRPLTLHYDPSVSLDIINNGHSVQVTFADDEDASTLTGGPITGTYRLKQFHFHWGSSDNKGSEHTVDGKMYAAELHLVHWNTAYPNFGEAASKSDGLAVVGVFLEIGDDNSQIQKVLDALDAIKGKGTQSSFADFDPTLLLPNTLDYWTYDGSLTTPPLLESVTWIVCKKSISVSPAQMEKFRGLLFSGEKEPECHMMDNYRPPQPLKDRKVRTYSE, encoded by the exons ATGTCTCAGGGATGGGGATACGGAGCAGATAACG GACCTGACACATGGCATGAGAAGTTTCCGATAGCGAATGGACCTCGCCAGTCTCCCATCGACATTGTGACCGCTGATGCTCAGTATGACCCTGAACTCAGGCCACTCACACTGCATTATGATCCCTCAGTCTCACTGGATATCATCAACAATGGACACTCGGTCCAGGTCACTTTTGCAGATGACGAGGACGCATCAA CGCTGACAGGGGGACCCATAACCGGAACTTACCGACTTAAACAGTTTCATTTTCACTGGGGATCAAGCGATAATAAGGGCTCAGAGCACACTGTTGATGGGAAAATGTACGCTGCTGAA CTTCATCTAGTTCATTGGAATACAGCATATCCCAACTTTGGCGAAGCTGCTAGCAAGTCTGATGGCCTCGCTGTGGTTGGAGTCTTCCTGGAG ATTGGTGATGATAATTCTCAAATCCAGAAGGTTCTTGATGCACTGGATGCCATTAAAGGAAAG GGAACACAGTCATCATTTGCAGACTTTGATCCCACTTTGCTGCTGCCTAACACTCTGGACTACTGGACATACGATGGCTCCTTGACCACACCCCCACTGCTCGAGAGTGTTACATGGATTGTCTGCAAGAAGTCAATCAGTGTTAGCCCTGCACAG ATGGAGAAGTTCCGTGGCTTGCTCTTCTCAGGGGAGAAGGAGCCTGAGTGCCATATGATGGATAACTACCGCCCACCCCAGCCTCTTAAAGACCGCAAAGTTCGCACATATTCTGAATGA